A genomic region of Micromonospora sp. NBC_01796 contains the following coding sequences:
- the rplV gene encoding 50S ribosomal protein L22, whose protein sequence is MPVKGDAPVLPGARAVARHVGISATKARRVVNLVRGLPAKEALTVLQFAPQAASEQVYKVLASAIANAENNERLDPDALLVSEAYVDEGPTMKRFRPRAQGRAYRIRKRTSHITIVVEAVAPATPKRGGAKKAAPAKVAPATEAEAADTQSKTEGAE, encoded by the coding sequence ATGCCAGTTAAGGGCGACGCTCCGGTGCTTCCGGGCGCGCGGGCGGTTGCGCGGCACGTGGGCATCTCGGCGACGAAGGCTCGCCGGGTGGTCAACCTCGTCCGCGGCCTGCCCGCGAAGGAGGCGCTCACGGTGCTCCAGTTCGCGCCGCAGGCTGCGAGCGAGCAGGTCTACAAGGTGCTCGCGAGTGCGATCGCCAACGCCGAGAACAACGAGCGGCTGGACCCCGACGCGCTGCTCGTGAGCGAGGCGTACGTCGACGAGGGCCCGACGATGAAGCGGTTCCGGCCGCGGGCGCAGGGCCGGGCGTACCGGATCCGCAAGCGGACCAGCCACATCACGATCGTGGTCGAGGCGGTCGCGCCTGCCACGCCGAAGCGGGGCGGGGCGAAGAAGGCCGCACCGGCCAAGGTCGCGCCGGCCACCGAGGCCGAGGCTGCCGACACGCAGAGCAAGACGGAAGGTGCCGAGTAA
- the rpsC gene encoding 30S ribosomal protein S3, translated as MGQKVHPIGFRLGISTDWKSRWFADKLYKDYIGEDVKIRRMMSKGLERAGISKVDIERTRDRVRVDIHTARPGIVIGRKGAEADRIRGELEKLTGKQVQLNILEVKNPESDAQLVAQAVAEQLSSRVSFRRAMRKSMQSAMKNPIVKGIRVQVSGRLGGAEMSRTEFYREGRVPLHTLRANIEYGFFEARTTFGRIGVKVWIYKGDAVPGREAPAETGPARPRRDRSDRPERPRRGRSGSSGTTAGGTEAGRAAAAEFAGTPAEATNDQAAPASAAPANPAPAGSDSSAQEG; from the coding sequence ATGGGTCAGAAGGTTCACCCGATTGGGTTCCGGCTTGGCATCTCGACCGACTGGAAGTCGCGCTGGTTCGCGGACAAGCTCTACAAGGACTACATCGGCGAGGATGTCAAGATCCGCCGGATGATGTCCAAGGGCTTGGAGCGGGCCGGTATTTCCAAGGTCGACATCGAGCGCACCCGGGACCGGGTCCGGGTCGACATCCACACCGCACGGCCGGGCATCGTCATCGGCCGTAAGGGTGCGGAGGCCGACCGGATCCGTGGCGAGCTGGAGAAGCTGACCGGCAAGCAGGTGCAGCTGAACATCCTCGAGGTGAAGAACCCCGAGTCGGACGCACAGCTTGTCGCACAGGCTGTCGCCGAGCAGCTCTCCAGCCGGGTCAGCTTCCGTCGGGCGATGCGTAAGTCGATGCAGTCGGCGATGAAGAACCCGATCGTCAAGGGAATCCGGGTACAGGTTTCCGGCCGCCTCGGCGGCGCGGAGATGAGCCGTACCGAGTTCTACCGTGAGGGTCGGGTGCCGCTGCACACGCTGCGGGCCAACATCGAGTACGGCTTCTTCGAGGCGCGGACCACCTTCGGCCGGATCGGCGTGAAGGTGTGGATCTACAAGGGTGACGCCGTACCCGGTCGGGAAGCCCCGGCCGAGACCGGTCCGGCCCGTCCGCGTCGCGACCGTAGTGACCGGCCCGAGCGGCCGCGTCGTGGGCGGTCCGGCTCGTCCGGCACCACCGCCGGCGGCACCGAGGCTGGGCGCGCGGCGGCGGCGGAGTTCGCCGGCACCCCGGCCGAGGCCACGAACGACCAGGCCGCGCCGGCTAGCGCCGCGCCGGCCAATCCGGCTCCGGCCGGATCGGACAGCTCAGCGCAGGAGGGCTGA
- the rplX gene encoding 50S ribosomal protein L24 yields MTVKVKKGDTVVVIAGKDKGAKGKVIAAYPRQDKVLVEGVNRVKKHTRISTTQRGAKTGGIVTQEAPIHISNVQLLDSDGNPTRVGFRIDDSGQKVRVARSTGKDL; encoded by the coding sequence GTGACCGTGAAGGTCAAGAAGGGCGACACGGTCGTCGTCATCGCCGGCAAGGACAAGGGTGCCAAGGGTAAGGTCATCGCGGCCTACCCGCGGCAGGACAAGGTCCTGGTCGAGGGCGTGAACCGGGTCAAGAAGCACACCCGCATCAGCACCACCCAGCGTGGCGCCAAGACCGGTGGCATCGTCACCCAGGAGGCTCCGATTCACATCTCGAATGTGCAGCTCCTGGACTCCGACGGCAACCCGACCCGGGTCGGGTTCCGGATCGACGACAGTGGCCAGAAGGTCCGCGTCGCGCGTAGCACCGGTAAGGACCTGTGA
- the rpsS gene encoding 30S ribosomal protein S19 has product MPRSLKKGPFVDDHLLKKVEVQNDKGSKNVIKTWSRRSMIIPDMLGHTIAVHDGRKHVPVFVTEAMVGHKLGEFALTRTFKGHEKDDRKSRRR; this is encoded by the coding sequence ATGCCTCGCAGCTTGAAGAAGGGCCCGTTCGTCGACGACCACCTGCTCAAGAAGGTGGAAGTACAGAACGACAAGGGCTCGAAGAACGTCATCAAGACGTGGTCCCGGCGTTCGATGATCATTCCGGACATGCTCGGACACACGATCGCCGTGCACGACGGGCGCAAGCACGTTCCGGTGTTCGTCACCGAGGCGATGGTCGGGCACAAGCTCGGCGAGTTTGCGCTGACCCGTACGTTCAAGGGTCACGAGAAGGACGACCGGAAGAGTCGCCGGCGCTGA
- the rpsJ gene encoding 30S ribosomal protein S10 has protein sequence MAGQKIRIRLKAYDHEVVDSSARKIVETVTRTGAQVAGPVPLPTEINRFCVIRSPHKYKDSREHFEMRTHKRLIDIIDPTPKTVDSLMRLDLPAGVDIEIKL, from the coding sequence ATGGCGGGACAGAAGATCCGCATCCGGCTCAAGGCCTATGACCACGAGGTCGTCGACTCCTCGGCGCGGAAGATCGTGGAGACGGTGACGCGCACCGGGGCGCAGGTCGCGGGCCCGGTGCCGCTGCCCACGGAGATCAACCGTTTCTGCGTGATCCGTTCGCCGCACAAGTACAAGGACTCGCGCGAGCACTTTGAAATGCGCACGCACAAGCGTCTGATCGACATCATCGACCCGACCCCGAAGACGGTCGACTCGCTCATGCGTCTCGACTTGCCGGCTGGCGTCGACATCGAGATCAAGCTGTAG
- the rpsG gene encoding 30S ribosomal protein S7, with product MPRKGPAPRRPLVADPVYNSPLVTQLVNKILLRGKRALAERIVYGALEGCREKSGTDPVVTLKRAMDNVKPTLEVRSRRVGGATYQVPVEVRPARATTLGLRWLVTYSKARREKTMIERLMNELLDASNGLGAAVKRREDTHKMAESNKAFAHYRW from the coding sequence ATGCCGCGTAAGGGACCCGCTCCGCGCCGGCCGTTGGTCGCCGACCCGGTATACAACTCCCCGCTGGTCACCCAGCTGGTGAACAAGATCCTGCTTCGCGGCAAGCGCGCACTCGCCGAGCGCATCGTCTACGGCGCCCTCGAGGGCTGCCGGGAGAAGTCGGGCACCGACCCGGTAGTCACCCTCAAGCGGGCGATGGACAACGTGAAGCCGACGCTGGAGGTGCGCAGCCGCCGGGTCGGTGGCGCCACCTACCAGGTGCCGGTCGAGGTTCGCCCGGCCCGGGCGACCACGCTCGGCCTGCGCTGGCTGGTCACGTACTCCAAGGCGCGTCGGGAAAAGACGATGATCGAGCGCCTGATGAACGAGCTGCTCGACGCGAGCAACGGCCTCGGTGCCGCCGTCAAGCGGCGCGAGGACACGCACAAGATGGCCGAGTCGAACAAGGCCTTCGCGCACTACCGCTGGTAA
- the rplB gene encoding 50S ribosomal protein L2, with protein sequence MAIRKYKPTTPGRRGSSVADFAEITRSTPEKSLLAPLPKKGGRNAHGRITTRHHGGGHKRQYRLIDFKRVDKDGVPAKVAHIEYDPNRTARIALLHYADGEKRYIVAPKDLKQGDPVESGPTADIKPGNNLPLRNIPVGTTVNCVELRPGGGAKMARSAGVGIQLLGREGAYATLRMPSGEIRRVDVRCRATVGEIGNADQSNINWGKAGRMRWKGKRPTVRGVAMNPVDHPHGGGEGKTSGGRHPVNPQGKPEGRTRRKGQPSDRLIVRRRYATRKRG encoded by the coding sequence ATGGCAATCCGTAAATACAAGCCGACGACGCCTGGCCGACGTGGCTCCAGCGTCGCCGACTTCGCCGAGATCACCAGGTCGACTCCCGAGAAGTCGCTGCTGGCTCCGCTGCCGAAGAAGGGTGGGCGTAACGCCCACGGCCGGATCACCACCCGGCACCACGGTGGCGGCCACAAGCGGCAGTACCGGCTGATCGACTTCAAGCGGGTCGACAAGGACGGCGTGCCGGCCAAGGTCGCGCACATCGAGTACGACCCGAACCGGACCGCGCGCATCGCGCTGCTGCACTACGCCGACGGCGAGAAGCGCTACATCGTGGCGCCGAAGGACCTGAAGCAGGGCGACCCGGTGGAGTCGGGCCCGACCGCCGACATCAAGCCGGGCAACAACCTGCCGCTGCGCAACATCCCGGTGGGTACCACCGTCAACTGCGTGGAGCTGCGTCCGGGCGGCGGGGCCAAGATGGCCCGTTCGGCCGGCGTCGGTATCCAGCTGCTGGGTCGTGAGGGTGCCTACGCCACGCTGCGTATGCCCTCCGGTGAAATCCGGCGGGTCGACGTGCGCTGCCGGGCGACCGTGGGCGAGATCGGCAACGCCGACCAGTCAAACATCAACTGGGGCAAGGCCGGCCGCATGCGGTGGAAGGGCAAGCGCCCGACCGTCCGTGGTGTCGCGATGAACCCGGTCGACCACCCGCACGGTGGTGGTGAGGGCAAGACGTCCGGTGGTCGTCACCCGGTGAACCCGCAGGGTAAGCCCGAGGGCCGCACCCGTCGTAAGGGCCAGCCGAGCGACCGGCTGATCGTCCGCCGCCGCTACGCGACCCGCAAGCGCGGCTAA
- the rplW gene encoding 50S ribosomal protein L23 — protein MSTIADPRDIIVAPVVSEKSYSELNRNWYTFLVHPDANKTAIKIAIQQIFDVRVLTVNTLNREGKRKRTRNGFGQRKATKRAMVKLADGDRIEAFGGPVS, from the coding sequence GTGAGCACGATCGCCGACCCGCGGGACATCATCGTCGCGCCGGTCGTCTCCGAGAAGAGCTACAGCGAGCTGAACCGTAACTGGTACACCTTCCTGGTGCACCCGGACGCGAACAAGACCGCGATCAAGATCGCTATCCAGCAGATCTTCGACGTGCGCGTCCTGACGGTCAACACGCTCAACCGCGAGGGCAAGCGCAAGCGGACCCGGAATGGGTTCGGCCAGCGCAAGGCCACGAAGCGCGCGATGGTGAAGCTGGCTGACGGCGACCGCATCGAGGCCTTCGGCGGCCCGGTCAGCTGA
- the rpsL gene encoding 30S ribosomal protein S12: MPTIQQLVRKGRQAKTTKTKTPALKGSPQRRGVCTRVYTTTPKKPNSALRKVARVKLSSQIEVTAYIPGVGHNLQEHSIVLVRGGRVKDLPGVRYKIVRGSLDTQGVRNRKQARSRYGAKKEKS, encoded by the coding sequence GTGCCCACCATTCAGCAGTTGGTCCGAAAGGGCCGCCAAGCTAAGACGACGAAGACCAAGACGCCCGCGCTGAAGGGCAGCCCGCAGCGGCGCGGCGTGTGCACGCGTGTTTACACCACCACCCCGAAGAAGCCGAACTCGGCGCTGCGCAAGGTCGCCCGTGTGAAGCTGAGCAGCCAGATCGAGGTGACCGCGTACATCCCGGGCGTCGGGCACAACCTGCAGGAGCACTCGATCGTGCTCGTTCGCGGCGGCCGGGTGAAGGACCTCCCCGGCGTGCGCTACAAGATTGTCCGCGGCTCGCTGGACACCCAGGGCGTTCGTAACCGCAAGCAGGCCCGCAGCCGTTACGGCGCGAAGAAGGAGAAGAGCTGA
- the rplN gene encoding 50S ribosomal protein L14 yields MIQQESRLRVADNTGAREILCIRVLGGSGRRYASIGDVIVATVKDAIPGAGVKKGDVVKAVIVRTAKERRRPDGSYIRFDENAAVIIKDGGDPRGTRIFGPVGRELRDKRFMKIISLAPEVL; encoded by the coding sequence GTGATTCAGCAGGAGTCGCGACTGCGCGTCGCCGACAACACGGGTGCTCGGGAGATCCTGTGTATCCGGGTTCTCGGTGGCTCCGGTCGGCGCTACGCGAGTATCGGCGACGTCATCGTGGCCACGGTCAAGGACGCCATTCCCGGTGCTGGTGTGAAGAAGGGCGACGTCGTCAAGGCGGTCATCGTCCGCACCGCCAAGGAGCGTCGGCGGCCGGACGGCTCGTACATCCGCTTCGACGAGAATGCCGCCGTCATCATCAAGGACGGTGGCGACCCGCGCGGTACCCGCATCTTCGGCCCGGTGGGCCGGGAGCTGCGGGACAAGCGGTTCATGAAGATCATCTCTCTCGCGCCGGAGGTGTTGTGA
- the rpsQ gene encoding 30S ribosomal protein S17 — MSETTAPEGTTTAPRAQRKVREGLVVGDKMDKTVVVEVEDRVKHALYGKVLRRTRKLYVHDEQNACGVGDRVLLMETRPLSATKRWRIVEILEKAK, encoded by the coding sequence ATGAGCGAGACGACCGCCCCGGAGGGGACCACCACCGCCCCGCGGGCCCAGCGCAAGGTGCGCGAGGGGCTCGTGGTAGGCGACAAGATGGACAAGACCGTCGTGGTCGAGGTTGAGGACCGGGTCAAGCACGCGCTGTACGGCAAGGTCCTGCGCCGTACGCGCAAGCTGTACGTACACGACGAGCAGAACGCGTGTGGCGTTGGCGACCGCGTACTGCTCATGGAGACCCGTCCGCTCTCCGCCACCAAGCGGTGGCGGATCGTGGAAATCCTCGAAAAGGCCAAGTAG
- the tuf gene encoding elongation factor Tu has protein sequence MAKAKFERTKPHVNIGTIGHIDHGKTTLTAAITKVLHDKMPDLNPYTPFDEIDKAPEEKARGITISIAHVEYQTEARHYAHVDCPGHADYIKNMITGAAQMDGAILVVAATDGPMPQTREHVLLARQVGVPYIVVALNKSDMVDDEELLELVELEVRELLSNQEYPGDDLPVVRVSALKALEGDPEWTDKLMDLMSAVDTSIPQPARETDKPFLMPVEDVFTITGRGTVVTGRVERGVLLPNEDVELVGIKEKSFKTKVTAIEMFRKTLEDARAGENVGLLLRGTKRDEVERGMVVVKPGSNTPHTEFEATVYILSKEEGGRHTPFFQNYRPQFYFRTTDVTGVVTLPEGTEMVMPGDNTTMSVKLIQPIAMEDNLKFAIREGGRTVGAGFVTKIIK, from the coding sequence GTGGCGAAGGCGAAGTTCGAGCGGACTAAGCCGCACGTCAACATCGGCACCATTGGTCACATCGACCACGGTAAGACGACGCTGACGGCGGCCATCACCAAGGTCCTGCACGACAAGATGCCCGACCTCAACCCGTACACGCCGTTCGACGAGATCGACAAGGCGCCGGAGGAGAAGGCCCGCGGCATCACGATCTCGATCGCACACGTCGAGTACCAGACCGAGGCGCGGCACTACGCGCACGTTGACTGCCCCGGTCACGCCGACTACATCAAGAACATGATCACCGGTGCCGCGCAGATGGACGGCGCGATCCTGGTGGTCGCGGCGACCGACGGCCCGATGCCGCAGACCCGCGAGCACGTGCTGCTGGCCCGCCAGGTTGGCGTGCCGTACATCGTCGTGGCGCTGAACAAGAGCGACATGGTCGATGACGAGGAGCTCCTCGAGCTCGTCGAGCTCGAGGTTCGGGAGCTGCTCTCGAACCAGGAGTACCCGGGTGACGACCTGCCGGTCGTACGCGTCTCGGCGCTGAAGGCGCTCGAGGGCGACCCGGAGTGGACCGACAAGCTCATGGACCTGATGAGCGCGGTCGACACCTCGATCCCGCAGCCTGCTCGCGAGACCGACAAGCCGTTCCTGATGCCGGTCGAGGACGTGTTCACGATCACCGGTCGTGGCACGGTCGTCACCGGCCGGGTCGAGCGTGGCGTTCTCCTGCCGAACGAGGATGTCGAGCTCGTCGGTATCAAGGAGAAGAGCTTCAAGACCAAGGTCACCGCGATCGAGATGTTCCGCAAGACCCTGGAGGACGCTCGCGCAGGCGAGAACGTCGGCCTCCTGCTGCGCGGTACCAAGCGCGACGAGGTCGAGCGTGGCATGGTCGTGGTGAAGCCGGGGTCGAACACCCCGCACACCGAGTTCGAGGCGACCGTCTACATCCTCTCCAAGGAGGAGGGTGGACGGCACACCCCGTTCTTCCAGAACTACCGTCCGCAGTTCTACTTCCGGACCACGGACGTCACCGGCGTTGTCACGCTGCCCGAGGGCACCGAGATGGTCATGCCGGGCGACAACACGACGATGTCCGTCAAGCTCATCCAGCCCATCGCGATGGAGGACAACCTCAAGTTCGCGATTCGTGAGGGTGGCCGGACGGTCGGCGCCGGGTTCGTCACGAAGATCATTAAGTAA
- the fusA gene encoding elongation factor G: MAAADALAKVRNIGIMAHIDAGKTTTTERILFYTGITYKIGEVHEGAAVMDWMEQEQERGITITSAATKCEWKGHTIQIIDTPGHVDFTVEVERSLRVLDGAVAVYDGVAGVEPQTENVWRQADKYNVPRMCFVNKLDRTGADFFRCVQMMIDRLNATPLVLQIPIGLEGDHIGVVDLIGMRALTWRGETQKGEDYAIEEIPADLADSAAEWRDKLLETLADVDDSVMEKYLEGEDIAADEIKAAIRRATIAGKANPVLCGSAFKNKGVQPMLDAVVDFLPSPLDIPAVEGTALDGETVLLRKPSNSEPFAGLAFKIQTDKHLGKLTYVRVYSGTLESGSQVVNSTKDRKERIGKIYQMHANKREERPTAQAGDIIAVQGLKQTTTGDTLSDPANPVILESMTFPEPVINVAIEPKTKSDQEKLGTAIQRLAEEDPTFRVRLDEETGQTVISGMGELHLDILVDRMRREFNVEANIGKPQVAYRETIRRKVDKVEHTHKKQTGGSGQYARVIVSLEPLPLGNDQPTYEFVNAVSGGRIPREFIPSVDAGAQDAMQYGTLAGYPLVGLKLTLLDGQYHEVDSSEMAFKIAGSMVLKEAARKADPALLEPMMAVEVTTPEENMGDVIGDINSRRGIIQAMEERSGARIVRALVPLSEMFGYVGDLRSKTQGRASYSMQFDSYAEVPQSVAKEIIAKATGE; the protein is encoded by the coding sequence GTGGCCGCCGCAGACGCGCTCGCCAAGGTACGCAACATCGGCATCATGGCGCACATCGATGCTGGTAAGACCACGACCACCGAGCGGATCCTGTTCTACACCGGCATCACGTACAAGATCGGTGAGGTCCACGAGGGCGCCGCCGTCATGGACTGGATGGAGCAGGAGCAGGAGCGGGGAATCACCATCACCTCCGCCGCCACCAAGTGTGAGTGGAAGGGCCACACGATCCAGATCATCGACACGCCCGGCCACGTCGACTTCACGGTCGAGGTCGAGCGGTCACTGCGGGTGCTGGACGGTGCGGTCGCGGTGTACGACGGGGTCGCCGGTGTGGAGCCGCAGACCGAGAACGTCTGGCGCCAGGCGGACAAGTACAACGTCCCCCGGATGTGCTTCGTCAACAAGCTCGACCGGACCGGCGCCGACTTCTTCCGCTGCGTGCAGATGATGATCGACCGGCTGAACGCCACCCCGCTGGTGCTCCAGATCCCGATCGGGCTCGAGGGTGACCACATCGGTGTTGTCGACCTGATCGGTATGCGCGCGCTGACCTGGCGTGGCGAGACCCAGAAGGGCGAGGACTACGCGATCGAGGAGATCCCGGCCGACCTCGCCGACTCCGCCGCCGAGTGGCGCGACAAGCTGCTCGAGACGCTGGCAGACGTCGACGACTCGGTGATGGAGAAGTACCTCGAGGGCGAGGACATCGCCGCCGACGAGATCAAGGCCGCCATCCGGCGGGCCACGATCGCGGGCAAGGCGAACCCGGTGCTCTGCGGCTCGGCGTTCAAGAACAAGGGCGTCCAGCCGATGCTCGACGCCGTGGTCGACTTCCTGCCGTCGCCGCTGGACATCCCGGCGGTCGAGGGCACCGCGCTCGACGGCGAGACCGTCCTGTTGCGCAAGCCCTCGAACAGCGAGCCGTTCGCCGGTCTGGCCTTCAAGATCCAGACTGACAAGCACCTCGGCAAGCTCACCTACGTACGGGTCTACTCCGGCACGCTCGAGTCCGGTTCCCAGGTGGTCAACTCCACCAAGGACCGCAAGGAGCGGATCGGCAAGATCTACCAGATGCACGCCAACAAGCGGGAAGAGCGCCCCACGGCGCAGGCTGGCGACATCATCGCGGTCCAGGGTCTGAAGCAGACCACCACCGGTGACACCCTCTCCGACCCGGCGAACCCGGTCATCCTGGAATCGATGACGTTCCCGGAGCCGGTCATCAACGTGGCGATCGAGCCGAAGACCAAGTCCGACCAGGAGAAGCTCGGCACCGCGATCCAGCGGCTGGCCGAGGAGGACCCGACCTTCCGGGTCCGGCTCGACGAGGAGACCGGCCAGACGGTCATCTCCGGCATGGGCGAGCTGCACCTGGACATCCTGGTCGACCGGATGCGCCGCGAGTTCAACGTCGAGGCCAACATCGGCAAGCCGCAGGTGGCGTACCGCGAGACCATCCGCCGCAAGGTGGACAAGGTCGAGCACACGCACAAGAAGCAGACCGGTGGTTCGGGTCAGTACGCCCGGGTCATCGTCAGCCTCGAGCCGCTGCCGCTCGGCAACGACCAGCCGACGTACGAGTTCGTGAACGCGGTCAGCGGTGGTCGTATCCCGCGGGAGTTCATCCCGTCGGTCGACGCCGGAGCCCAGGACGCCATGCAGTACGGCACCCTGGCCGGTTACCCGCTGGTCGGCTTGAAGCTGACGCTGCTGGACGGGCAGTACCACGAGGTCGACTCGTCCGAAATGGCGTTCAAGATCGCCGGCTCGATGGTGCTCAAGGAAGCGGCCCGCAAGGCCGATCCCGCACTGCTCGAGCCGATGATGGCAGTCGAGGTCACCACCCCTGAGGAAAACATGGGTGACGTCATCGGCGACATCAACTCCCGCCGCGGCATCATCCAGGCCATGGAGGAGCGGAGCGGTGCTCGCATCGTCCGCGCCCTGGTGCCGCTGTCGGAGATGTTCGGCTATGTCGGCGACCTGCGGTCGAAGACCCAGGGCCGGGCTAGCTACAGCATGCAGTTCGACTCCTACGCCGAGGTTCCCCAGAGCGTCGCGAAGGAGATCATCGCGAAGGCGACGGGTGAGTGA
- the rpmC gene encoding 50S ribosomal protein L29 has translation MAAGVKAGELRELSEEELVAKLREAKAELFNLRVQAATGQLDNNRRLQVIRREIARIYTIMRERELGLSAAPTEVTAS, from the coding sequence ATGGCCGCGGGCGTAAAGGCCGGCGAGCTGCGCGAGCTCTCCGAGGAGGAGCTGGTCGCGAAGCTGCGCGAGGCCAAGGCGGAGCTGTTCAACCTCCGCGTGCAGGCCGCGACCGGCCAGCTGGACAACAATCGCCGGCTGCAGGTCATCCGTCGGGAGATCGCCCGGATCTACACGATCATGCGTGAGCGCGAGCTGGGTCTCTCGGCCGCGCCGACTGAGGTGACTGCATCATGA
- the rplC gene encoding 50S ribosomal protein L3, producing the protein MDREVKGILGAKLGMTQVWDNNRVVPVTVVQAGPCVVSQVRTTDKDGYSAIQLAYGVVDPRKVKKPRAGHFAKSGVAPRRHIVELRTADASEYELGQEVTVDSFAPGGSIDVTGRTKGKGFAGVMKRHGFHGLRASHGVERKHRSPGSIGACATPGRVFKGVKMAGRMGARRFTVQNLVIQAVDAEQNLLLVRGAIPGPKGALVLVRSAAKAQAKKGGVAK; encoded by the coding sequence ATGGACAGGGAAGTTAAGGGCATCCTGGGCGCCAAGCTCGGCATGACCCAGGTCTGGGACAACAACCGCGTTGTCCCGGTGACCGTGGTGCAGGCCGGCCCGTGCGTCGTGAGCCAGGTCCGTACCACCGACAAGGACGGGTACTCCGCGATCCAGTTGGCGTACGGCGTAGTTGACCCGCGCAAGGTCAAGAAGCCGCGGGCCGGGCACTTCGCGAAGTCCGGCGTTGCCCCTCGGCGGCACATCGTCGAGCTGCGCACCGCCGACGCCTCGGAGTACGAGCTGGGCCAGGAGGTCACCGTCGACTCCTTCGCCCCGGGCGGGTCGATCGACGTGACCGGCCGGACCAAGGGCAAGGGCTTCGCCGGTGTCATGAAGCGTCACGGCTTCCACGGCCTGCGCGCGAGCCACGGTGTCGAGCGCAAGCACCGCTCGCCCGGCTCCATCGGCGCCTGCGCGACCCCCGGTCGCGTCTTCAAGGGCGTGAAGATGGCGGGTCGGATGGGCGCGCGTCGCTTCACCGTGCAGAACCTGGTCATCCAGGCGGTCGACGCCGAGCAGAACCTGCTGCTCGTCCGTGGCGCCATCCCGGGCCCCAAGGGCGCCCTGGTGCTGGTGCGCTCCGCGGCCAAGGCGCAGGCGAAGAAGGGCGGTGTGGCGAAGTGA
- the rplD gene encoding 50S ribosomal protein L4, with protein sequence MTSVDVRTVEGGKSGSVELPDSIFDVQANLSLMHQVVVAQLAAARQGTHKVKTRGEVAGGGKKPYKQKGTGRARQGSIRAPQFAGGGVVHGPVPRDYSQRTPKKMKAAALRGALSDRARAGQVHVVEAFVGGEKPSTKAALATLTKLTEAKRVLVVLSRTDEINWISLRNEPRVHLLEAGQLNTYDVLVADDVIFTRDALDEFLRVPAAAQAADESGSEGDEK encoded by the coding sequence GTGACCTCCGTTGACGTGCGCACCGTCGAGGGTGGCAAGAGCGGCTCGGTCGAGCTGCCCGACAGCATCTTCGACGTGCAGGCGAACCTGTCGCTGATGCACCAGGTCGTGGTGGCCCAGCTGGCCGCCGCGCGCCAGGGCACGCACAAGGTGAAGACCCGCGGTGAGGTCGCCGGTGGCGGCAAGAAGCCGTACAAGCAGAAGGGCACCGGTCGCGCCCGTCAGGGCTCGATCCGCGCGCCGCAGTTCGCCGGCGGTGGCGTCGTCCACGGCCCGGTGCCGCGTGACTACAGCCAGCGGACCCCGAAGAAGATGAAGGCCGCCGCACTGCGCGGTGCCCTGTCGGACCGGGCGCGCGCGGGTCAGGTTCACGTGGTGGAGGCGTTCGTCGGTGGCGAGAAGCCGTCGACCAAGGCGGCCCTGGCCACGCTGACCAAGCTGACCGAGGCCAAGCGGGTCCTGGTCGTGCTGAGCCGGACCGACGAGATCAACTGGATCTCGCTGCGTAACGAGCCGCGGGTGCACCTGCTCGAGGCCGGCCAGCTCAACACGTACGACGTGCTGGTGGCCGATGACGTGATCTTCACCCGGGACGCGCTGGACGAGTTCCTGCGGGTTCCGGCGGCGGCGCAGGCCGCAGACGAGTCCGGAAGTGAGGGCGACGAGAAGTGA
- the rplP gene encoding 50S ribosomal protein L16: MLMPRKPPKGFRKPHHPDRHGASKGGNRVVFGEFGIQALEPAYVTNRQIESARIAMTRHIKRGGKVWITVFPDQALTKKPAETRMGSGKGSPEWWVANVKPGRVLFEMSFPNEQTAREAMRRAIHKLPMKCRIVTREVGES; encoded by the coding sequence ATGCTGATGCCGCGCAAGCCCCCGAAGGGCTTCCGCAAGCCGCACCACCCCGACCGCCATGGCGCGTCGAAGGGCGGCAACCGGGTGGTGTTCGGCGAGTTCGGAATCCAGGCGCTGGAGCCCGCTTACGTCACCAACCGGCAGATCGAGTCAGCGCGTATCGCGATGACCCGACACATCAAGCGTGGTGGCAAGGTCTGGATCACGGTCTTCCCGGACCAGGCCCTGACCAAGAAGCCCGCTGAGACCCGGATGGGTTCCGGTAAGGGCTCGCCCGAGTGGTGGGTCGCCAACGTAAAGCCGGGACGGGTGCTCTTCGAGATGTCCTTCCCCAATGAGCAGACCGCGCGAGAGGCTATGCGTCGCGCGATCCACAAGCTCCCGATGAAGTGCCGAATTGTGACACGCGAAGTGGGTGAAAGCTGA